Sequence from the Methanorbis furvi genome:
GGCGTTTCGCAAGCTCGAGCAGTGCCTTTGCATCGCAGCCCTTACAGGTAACTGCGACCTTAATGTCTTTTGCACCGTTCAGATACTTCTTGATCAGTTTCGGCATCAAGAGCGTACCGCAGTGCAGGGAACCTGCACATGCATCAAGATCTGCCGGATTGGTAATGAACACCGGCTGCGGGTCATAGACATCCACGCCTTTCTTGACGGTCAGAAC
This genomic interval carries:
- a CDS encoding coenzyme F420 hydrogenase/dehydrogenase beta subunit N-terminal domain-containing protein — encoded protein: MSAKGDMFYAWTNSCDIKGECGGAVISLLKYALENKLVDVVLTVKKGVDVYDPQPVFITNPADLDACAGSLHCGTLLMPKLIKKYLNGAKDIKVAVTCKGCDAKALLELAKR